A window of Mangifera indica cultivar Alphonso chromosome 11, CATAS_Mindica_2.1, whole genome shotgun sequence contains these coding sequences:
- the LOC123229045 gene encoding CBL-interacting protein kinase 8-like isoform X4 — translation MVVRKVGKYEVGRTIGEGTFAKVKFAQNTETGESVAMKILDRSTIIKHKMADQIKKEISIMKLVRHPNVVRLHEVLASRTKIYIILEFITGGELFDKIVHHRRLSEAEARRYFQQLIDGVDFCHSKGVYHRDLKPENLLLDSQGNLKISDFGLSALPEQGVSLLRTTCGTPNYVAPEVLSHKGYNGAVADVWSCGVILYVLMAGYLPFDELDLTTLYSKVEKADYSCPSWFPVGAKSLIHRILDPNPETRITIEQIRDDEWFKKNYVPVRLLEDEDVNLDDVNAVFDDPEVGSSFHNL, via the exons ATGGTGGTCAGGAAAGTGGGCAAGTACGAGGTCGGGCGGACGATCGGTGAAGGGACATTCGCCAAAGTAAAGTTCGCGCAAAATACAGAGACAGGTGAAAGTGTTGCTATGAAAATTCTTGATCGAAGTACCATAATCAAGCACAAGATGGCTGATCAG ATCAAGAAAGAGATATCTATAATGAAGCTTGTCAGACATCCTAATGTGGTTCGGCTTCATGAG GTTCTTGCTAGTCGCACAAAGATCTATATAATCTTGGAGTTCATCACAGGTGGTGAATTGTTCGATAAAATA GTTCATCATCGTCGACTCAGTGAAGCTGAGGCTAGGCGATACTTCCAACAACTTATTGATGGTGTGGATTTTTGCCATAGTAAGGGTGTCTACCACAGAGATTTGAAG CCCGAAAATCTTTTACTTGATTCCCAAGGAAATTTGAAGATATCAGATTTTGGTCTAAGTGCATTGCCAGAACAA GGAGTTAGTCTACTTCGGACAACATGTGGAACTCCTAACTATGTAGCACCCGAG GTACTTAGTCACAAGGGCTACAATGGTGCTGTGGCAGATGTATGGTCTTGTGGGGTAATTCTTTATGTTCTAATGGCTGGATATCTTCCATTTGATGAGCTTGATCTCACCACGCTATATAGTAAG GTTGAAAAAGCTGATTACTCATGTCCGTCCTGGTTTCCAGTGGGAGCCAAATCATTAATTCACAGAATTTTAGACCCAAATCCTGAAACT CGTATTACGATTGAACAGATCAGAGATGATGAGTGGTTTAAGAAGAATTATGTTCCTGTCAGACttcttgaagatgaagatgtcaACCTGGATGACGTAAATGCTGTCTTTGATGATCCTGAGGTTG GTTCTTCTTTTCATAATTTGTAA
- the LOC123229045 gene encoding CBL-interacting serine/threonine-protein kinase 8-like isoform X1 gives MVVRKVGKYEVGRTIGEGTFAKVKFAQNTETGESVAMKILDRSTIIKHKMADQIKKEISIMKLVRHPNVVRLHEVLASRTKIYIILEFITGGELFDKIVHHRRLSEAEARRYFQQLIDGVDFCHSKGVYHRDLKPENLLLDSQGNLKISDFGLSALPEQGVSLLRTTCGTPNYVAPEVLSHKGYNGAVADVWSCGVILYVLMAGYLPFDELDLTTLYSKVEKADYSCPSWFPVGAKSLIHRILDPNPETRITIEQIRDDEWFKKNYVPVRLLEDEDVNLDDVNAVFDDPEVGKEGQANERCGTEDMGPLNLNAFDLIILSQGLNLATLFDRGEDSVKHQTRFVSQKPAKVVLSSMEVVAQSMGFKTHIRNYKMRVEGLSANKTAHFSVILEIFEVAPTFFMVDIQKAAGDASEYLNFYKNFYNNLEDIIWKPPFESSKPRITKPKSKKR, from the exons ATGGTGGTCAGGAAAGTGGGCAAGTACGAGGTCGGGCGGACGATCGGTGAAGGGACATTCGCCAAAGTAAAGTTCGCGCAAAATACAGAGACAGGTGAAAGTGTTGCTATGAAAATTCTTGATCGAAGTACCATAATCAAGCACAAGATGGCTGATCAG ATCAAGAAAGAGATATCTATAATGAAGCTTGTCAGACATCCTAATGTGGTTCGGCTTCATGAG GTTCTTGCTAGTCGCACAAAGATCTATATAATCTTGGAGTTCATCACAGGTGGTGAATTGTTCGATAAAATA GTTCATCATCGTCGACTCAGTGAAGCTGAGGCTAGGCGATACTTCCAACAACTTATTGATGGTGTGGATTTTTGCCATAGTAAGGGTGTCTACCACAGAGATTTGAAG CCCGAAAATCTTTTACTTGATTCCCAAGGAAATTTGAAGATATCAGATTTTGGTCTAAGTGCATTGCCAGAACAA GGAGTTAGTCTACTTCGGACAACATGTGGAACTCCTAACTATGTAGCACCCGAG GTACTTAGTCACAAGGGCTACAATGGTGCTGTGGCAGATGTATGGTCTTGTGGGGTAATTCTTTATGTTCTAATGGCTGGATATCTTCCATTTGATGAGCTTGATCTCACCACGCTATATAGTAAG GTTGAAAAAGCTGATTACTCATGTCCGTCCTGGTTTCCAGTGGGAGCCAAATCATTAATTCACAGAATTTTAGACCCAAATCCTGAAACT CGTATTACGATTGAACAGATCAGAGATGATGAGTGGTTTAAGAAGAATTATGTTCCTGTCAGACttcttgaagatgaagatgtcaACCTGGATGACGTAAATGCTGTCTTTGATGATCCTGAGGTTGGTAAG GAAGGGCAGGCTAATGAGCGATGTGGGACAGAGGACATGGGCCCTTTGAATCTCAATGCCTTTGACTTAATCATTTTATCTCAAGGTTTGAACCTTGCAACACTATTTGACCGTGGAGAG GACTCTGTAAAGCATCAGACACGCTTTGTGTCACAGAAGCCAGCAAAGGTTGTTTTGTCAAGCATGGAAGTTGTTGCACAATCAATGGGTTTTAAGACGCATATTCGTAATTATAAG ATGAGAGTGGAAGGTCTTTCTGCAAACAAGACCGCTCATTTCTCAGTCATCTTGGAG ATATTTGAAGTTGCCCCCACATTTTTTATGGTAGACATTCAGAAAGCTGCTGGAGATGCCAGTGAATACCTCAAT TTTTACAAGAACTTCTATAACAATCTTGAGGATATCATCTGGAAACCACCTTTTGAATCAAGCAAACCAAGGATCACCAAGCCAAAGAGTAAAAAGCGTTGA
- the LOC123229045 gene encoding CBL-interacting serine/threonine-protein kinase 8-like isoform X2, which yields MVVRKVGKYEVGRTIGEGTFAKVKFAQNTETGESVAMKILDRSTIIKHKMADQIKKEISIMKLVRHPNVVRLHEVLASRTKIYIILEFITGGELFDKIVHHRRLSEAEARRYFQQLIDGVDFCHSKGVYHRDLKPENLLLDSQGNLKISDFGLSALPEQGVSLLRTTCGTPNYVAPEVLSHKGYNGAVADVWSCGVILYVLMAGYLPFDELDLTTLYSKVEKADYSCPSWFPVGAKSLIHRILDPNPETRITIEQIRDDEWFKKNYVPVRLLEDEDVNLDDVNAVFDDPEEGQANERCGTEDMGPLNLNAFDLIILSQGLNLATLFDRGEDSVKHQTRFVSQKPAKVVLSSMEVVAQSMGFKTHIRNYKMRVEGLSANKTAHFSVILEIFEVAPTFFMVDIQKAAGDASEYLNFYKNFYNNLEDIIWKPPFESSKPRITKPKSKKR from the exons ATGGTGGTCAGGAAAGTGGGCAAGTACGAGGTCGGGCGGACGATCGGTGAAGGGACATTCGCCAAAGTAAAGTTCGCGCAAAATACAGAGACAGGTGAAAGTGTTGCTATGAAAATTCTTGATCGAAGTACCATAATCAAGCACAAGATGGCTGATCAG ATCAAGAAAGAGATATCTATAATGAAGCTTGTCAGACATCCTAATGTGGTTCGGCTTCATGAG GTTCTTGCTAGTCGCACAAAGATCTATATAATCTTGGAGTTCATCACAGGTGGTGAATTGTTCGATAAAATA GTTCATCATCGTCGACTCAGTGAAGCTGAGGCTAGGCGATACTTCCAACAACTTATTGATGGTGTGGATTTTTGCCATAGTAAGGGTGTCTACCACAGAGATTTGAAG CCCGAAAATCTTTTACTTGATTCCCAAGGAAATTTGAAGATATCAGATTTTGGTCTAAGTGCATTGCCAGAACAA GGAGTTAGTCTACTTCGGACAACATGTGGAACTCCTAACTATGTAGCACCCGAG GTACTTAGTCACAAGGGCTACAATGGTGCTGTGGCAGATGTATGGTCTTGTGGGGTAATTCTTTATGTTCTAATGGCTGGATATCTTCCATTTGATGAGCTTGATCTCACCACGCTATATAGTAAG GTTGAAAAAGCTGATTACTCATGTCCGTCCTGGTTTCCAGTGGGAGCCAAATCATTAATTCACAGAATTTTAGACCCAAATCCTGAAACT CGTATTACGATTGAACAGATCAGAGATGATGAGTGGTTTAAGAAGAATTATGTTCCTGTCAGACttcttgaagatgaagatgtcaACCTGGATGACGTAAATGCTGTCTTTGATGATCCTGAG GAAGGGCAGGCTAATGAGCGATGTGGGACAGAGGACATGGGCCCTTTGAATCTCAATGCCTTTGACTTAATCATTTTATCTCAAGGTTTGAACCTTGCAACACTATTTGACCGTGGAGAG GACTCTGTAAAGCATCAGACACGCTTTGTGTCACAGAAGCCAGCAAAGGTTGTTTTGTCAAGCATGGAAGTTGTTGCACAATCAATGGGTTTTAAGACGCATATTCGTAATTATAAG ATGAGAGTGGAAGGTCTTTCTGCAAACAAGACCGCTCATTTCTCAGTCATCTTGGAG ATATTTGAAGTTGCCCCCACATTTTTTATGGTAGACATTCAGAAAGCTGCTGGAGATGCCAGTGAATACCTCAAT TTTTACAAGAACTTCTATAACAATCTTGAGGATATCATCTGGAAACCACCTTTTGAATCAAGCAAACCAAGGATCACCAAGCCAAAGAGTAAAAAGCGTTGA
- the LOC123229045 gene encoding CBL-interacting protein kinase 8-like isoform X3, giving the protein MVVRKVGKYEVGRTIGEGTFAKVKFAQNTETGESVAMKILDRSTIIKHKMADQIKKEISIMKLVRHPNVVRLHEVLASRTKIYIILEFITGGELFDKIVHHRRLSEAEARRYFQQLIDGVDFCHSKGVYHRDLKPENLLLDSQGNLKISDFGLSALPEQGVSLLRTTCGTPNYVAPEVLSHKGYNGAVADVWSCGVILYVLMAGYLPFDELDLTTLYSKVEKADYSCPSWFPVGAKSLIHRILDPNPETRITIEQIRDDEWFKKNYVPVRLLEDEDVNLDDVNAVFDDPEVLLFIICNILMGT; this is encoded by the exons ATGGTGGTCAGGAAAGTGGGCAAGTACGAGGTCGGGCGGACGATCGGTGAAGGGACATTCGCCAAAGTAAAGTTCGCGCAAAATACAGAGACAGGTGAAAGTGTTGCTATGAAAATTCTTGATCGAAGTACCATAATCAAGCACAAGATGGCTGATCAG ATCAAGAAAGAGATATCTATAATGAAGCTTGTCAGACATCCTAATGTGGTTCGGCTTCATGAG GTTCTTGCTAGTCGCACAAAGATCTATATAATCTTGGAGTTCATCACAGGTGGTGAATTGTTCGATAAAATA GTTCATCATCGTCGACTCAGTGAAGCTGAGGCTAGGCGATACTTCCAACAACTTATTGATGGTGTGGATTTTTGCCATAGTAAGGGTGTCTACCACAGAGATTTGAAG CCCGAAAATCTTTTACTTGATTCCCAAGGAAATTTGAAGATATCAGATTTTGGTCTAAGTGCATTGCCAGAACAA GGAGTTAGTCTACTTCGGACAACATGTGGAACTCCTAACTATGTAGCACCCGAG GTACTTAGTCACAAGGGCTACAATGGTGCTGTGGCAGATGTATGGTCTTGTGGGGTAATTCTTTATGTTCTAATGGCTGGATATCTTCCATTTGATGAGCTTGATCTCACCACGCTATATAGTAAG GTTGAAAAAGCTGATTACTCATGTCCGTCCTGGTTTCCAGTGGGAGCCAAATCATTAATTCACAGAATTTTAGACCCAAATCCTGAAACT CGTATTACGATTGAACAGATCAGAGATGATGAGTGGTTTAAGAAGAATTATGTTCCTGTCAGACttcttgaagatgaagatgtcaACCTGGATGACGTAAATGCTGTCTTTGATGATCCTGAG GTTCTTCTTTTCATAATTTGTAATATTCTGATGGGTACCTGA